Proteins from a genomic interval of Actinoalloteichus hymeniacidonis:
- a CDS encoding NAD(P)/FAD-dependent oxidoreductase, with amino-acid sequence MTGDADLLIAGGGPAGLATALYALRAGLQPMIVEPRSEGTDKACGEGLMPSAVRALDELGVSVPGQPISGIRYVQDGLRVAAEFRDGTGLGVRRTVLHTALHRAAVAAGVPIRRGRVTEVRSESAGVVVPELGLRGRWLVAADGLHSPVARGLGLVVDDRRAPRFGLRRHFAVAPGSSSVEVHHGPHGEAYLTPVGPELTGVALLTTRRAPFGTQLAAFPALAQRFTPELAVTAVRGAGPLRRRVRRRVADRVLLVGDAAGYVDAITGEGIALALSGAAALVDCLRRGRPQDYEAVWRRATRRHRLLTELLVAARTTPLTANRIVPAARRFPSVFAAVVNALA; translated from the coding sequence GTGACCGGGGACGCCGATCTGTTGATCGCCGGGGGCGGCCCGGCAGGGTTGGCGACGGCCCTGTACGCACTTCGCGCAGGGTTGCAACCGATGATCGTCGAACCCCGCTCCGAGGGGACGGACAAGGCCTGCGGCGAGGGCCTGATGCCGAGCGCGGTACGGGCGCTGGACGAGCTGGGCGTGTCGGTGCCGGGACAGCCGATCAGCGGGATCCGCTATGTCCAGGATGGACTTCGCGTGGCAGCGGAATTCCGGGATGGCACGGGATTGGGCGTACGCAGGACGGTCCTGCACACCGCGTTGCACCGAGCGGCGGTGGCGGCGGGGGTGCCGATCCGCCGTGGCAGGGTGACGGAGGTCCGGTCCGAGTCCGCCGGTGTCGTCGTCCCGGAGCTAGGGCTGCGCGGGCGCTGGCTCGTCGCCGCCGACGGATTGCACTCGCCGGTGGCCCGCGGTCTCGGCCTGGTGGTCGACGATCGGCGGGCTCCCCGGTTCGGTCTGCGCAGGCACTTCGCCGTGGCGCCCGGTTCCTCCTCGGTGGAGGTGCACCACGGACCACACGGCGAGGCCTATCTGACGCCGGTGGGCCCCGAGCTGACCGGCGTCGCGTTGTTGACGACACGTCGGGCGCCGTTCGGCACGCAGCTCGCCGCGTTTCCCGCCTTGGCGCAGCGTTTCACGCCCGAGCTGGCGGTGACGGCCGTGCGTGGCGCCGGTCCGCTGCGACGGCGGGTCCGCCGCCGCGTCGCCGATCGAGTCCTGCTGGTCGGCGACGCGGCGGGCTATGTGGATGCCATCACGGGCGAGGGCATCGCCTTGGCGTTGTCGGGGGCGGCGGCGTTGGTCGACTGTCTGCGGCGGGGTCGACCGCAGGACTACGAGGCTGTGTGGCGGCGGGCCACCCGACGGCATCGGTTGTTGACGGAGTTGCTCGTCGCGGCACGGACCACTCCGCTGACGGCGAATCGGATCGTGCCCGCAGCCAGGCGGTTCCCCTCGGTGTTCGCCGCCGTGGTCAACGCCCTGGCGTGA
- a CDS encoding isoprenylcysteine carboxyl methyltransferase family protein codes for MPWYLLLVAAVGLERLAELVVARRNQQRSLARGAREYGQGHYPVMVVLHTSLLVACVAEVVLADRPFIPALGVPMLVLVLLAQALRWWCIRTLGDAWNTRVLVVPGAELVAGGPYRFLRHPNYVAVVVEIVALPLVHSAWLTAVVFSVANAALLTVRIRCENAALDQPRPAIA; via the coding sequence ATGCCGTGGTATCTCCTGCTCGTAGCGGCCGTGGGGTTGGAGCGGCTGGCCGAGCTCGTCGTGGCCCGCCGCAACCAGCAGCGAAGCCTGGCCAGGGGCGCCCGAGAGTACGGGCAGGGCCACTACCCGGTCATGGTCGTGCTGCACACCAGTCTGTTGGTGGCCTGTGTGGCCGAGGTCGTCCTAGCGGATCGACCGTTCATCCCCGCGCTGGGGGTGCCCATGCTGGTCCTCGTGCTGCTCGCACAAGCCCTGCGTTGGTGGTGCATCCGCACTCTCGGCGATGCCTGGAACACCCGGGTGTTGGTCGTGCCGGGGGCCGAGTTGGTCGCGGGTGGGCCTTATCGCTTCCTCCGGCACCCCAACTACGTCGCGGTCGTCGTGGAGATCGTTGCACTGCCACTGGTGCACTCGGCCTGGCTGACGGCGGTGGTGTTCAGCGTCGCCAACGCGGCGCTGCTCACGGTGCGCATCCGATGTGAGAACGCCGCGTTGGACCAGCCACGGCCCGCGATCGCGTGA
- a CDS encoding type III polyketide synthase: protein MSQRRENSAGHHGAATREATRWPGSGARVASSAMAFPEHVYRQEEISAAFVEEILSPGDSRRRAAQRISGNSGVRTRHFAVPIERLRRLADFTEANEAYLASALELGEQAVRRALAVAGIAPEEVDLVVSTTVTGLAVPSLEARLAQRLGLREDVKRIPMFGLGCVAGAAGIARVHDYLLAWPDQVAILLSVELCSLTLQRGDASAANIVGSSLFGDGAAAVVLTGSACEIEHPGPTVIATRSRLYPDSEAVMGWDIGADGFRLVLSTDVPAIAREFLSKDVVAFLSDHGLTTGDIAHWICHPGGPKVIEAVRDSLDLAPDALRHTVASLAANGNLSSASVLDVLRRTIAEAPAPGSFAVLLAMGPGFCSELVLLRW from the coding sequence ATGTCTCAGCGCAGGGAGAACTCCGCCGGTCACCACGGTGCCGCGACACGGGAGGCGACCCGGTGGCCCGGCAGTGGAGCACGGGTGGCCTCGTCCGCGATGGCCTTCCCCGAGCACGTCTATCGGCAGGAGGAGATCTCGGCGGCATTCGTCGAGGAGATCCTCTCTCCCGGTGACTCACGTCGGCGTGCGGCGCAGCGCATCTCGGGTAACTCCGGCGTTCGGACCAGACATTTCGCGGTTCCCATCGAACGGTTGCGCCGATTGGCGGACTTCACCGAGGCCAACGAGGCCTATCTCGCCTCCGCGTTGGAACTGGGCGAGCAGGCGGTGCGCCGCGCATTGGCGGTGGCGGGCATCGCACCGGAGGAGGTCGATCTGGTGGTCTCGACGACCGTCACGGGATTGGCCGTCCCGTCTTTGGAGGCCAGATTGGCGCAGCGGTTGGGGCTGCGCGAGGACGTGAAGCGAATTCCGATGTTCGGCCTCGGTTGCGTCGCGGGCGCTGCGGGGATCGCGCGGGTGCACGACTATCTGCTGGCCTGGCCCGATCAGGTGGCGATCCTGCTCTCGGTGGAACTGTGCTCGCTGACCCTGCAACGCGGCGATGCCTCGGCGGCCAACATCGTCGGCAGCAGTCTGTTCGGCGACGGGGCCGCCGCCGTCGTGTTGACCGGCAGCGCCTGCGAGATCGAACACCCAGGGCCGACCGTGATCGCCACCCGTAGCAGGCTCTATCCCGACAGCGAAGCGGTCATGGGCTGGGACATCGGAGCCGACGGCTTCCGGCTGGTGCTCTCCACCGACGTCCCGGCCATCGCCCGGGAATTCCTCAGCAAGGACGTGGTCGCCTTCCTCTCCGACCACGGTCTCACCACGGGCGACATCGCGCACTGGATCTGTCATCCCGGCGGCCCCAAGGTCATCGAGGCGGTCCGGGACTCCCTCGACCTGGCTCCCGACGCGCTGCGGCACACCGTGGCATCGCTGGCCGCCAACGGAAACCTGTCCTCCGCCTCCGTCCTGGACGTGCTGCGTCGCACGATCGCCGAGGCACCCGCTCCGGGCTCCTTCGCGGTGCTGCTCGCGATGGGCCCCGGCTTCTGCTCGGAGCTCGTCCTGCTCCGCTGGTGA
- a CDS encoding UbiA family prenyltransferase produces the protein MELRRRTSPPPPTEPAVGLDRPPSTGRRIVALLGSAHPGPTVAVTAFATILAVAVGRGSAGATLVAAAVLAGQLSIGWSNDAIDARRDLRTGRRDKPAATGGIDGNSVAVAAAIALAVCIPLSLAGGVLAGSIHLVGTVAGWAYNLGLKRTLMSPLAYAVGFGSLLPFITLGLPDRPWPAWWAVLVAALLGVAAHLVNAMPDIEGDVATGVHGFPQRIGRTACRVLTPLLLLTAVAVLLAAPDRITLISLLLAGVAGLVAITGTALPAAPTSRWPFHATVLTSGLVVMLFLARGSSIV, from the coding sequence GTGGAACTGCGCCGTCGGACCAGCCCACCGCCCCCGACCGAGCCCGCCGTCGGTCTCGACCGGCCGCCGTCGACCGGACGGCGGATCGTGGCGCTGCTGGGCAGCGCCCACCCCGGACCGACGGTGGCGGTCACCGCCTTCGCGACGATTCTCGCGGTGGCGGTCGGCCGGGGATCTGCGGGAGCGACGTTGGTCGCGGCGGCGGTGCTGGCCGGGCAGCTGTCCATCGGCTGGAGTAACGACGCGATCGACGCTCGCCGAGATCTGCGCACCGGCCGTCGGGACAAGCCCGCGGCGACCGGCGGGATCGACGGGAACTCGGTGGCGGTGGCCGCCGCGATCGCGTTGGCGGTCTGCATTCCGCTGTCACTGGCAGGCGGGGTGCTCGCCGGGTCGATCCACCTGGTGGGCACGGTCGCGGGATGGGCCTACAACCTGGGGCTCAAGCGCACCCTGATGTCCCCACTGGCCTACGCGGTGGGCTTCGGCTCGCTGCTGCCGTTCATCACCCTCGGCCTGCCCGACAGGCCGTGGCCCGCCTGGTGGGCGGTCCTGGTGGCGGCCCTGCTGGGGGTGGCCGCCCACCTGGTCAACGCGATGCCCGACATCGAGGGCGATGTGGCGACCGGAGTGCACGGGTTCCCTCAACGGATCGGCCGTACCGCCTGCCGTGTCCTGACGCCGTTGCTGTTGCTCACGGCCGTCGCCGTCCTGCTGGCGGCGCCCGACCGGATCACGCTGATCAGCCTGCTCCTCGCCGGGGTGGCCGGGCTTGTGGCGATCACGGGCACCGCTCTACCGGCCGCTCCGACGAGTCGGTGGCCCTTCCACGCCACCGTCCTGACCTCGGGTCTGGTCGTCATGTTGTTCCTCGCCAGGGGATCGAGCATCGTCTAG